The Dethiosulfovibrio salsuginis genome contains a region encoding:
- a CDS encoding ThiF family adenylyltransferase, whose product MSISVQFDPKAWKKILREASREDDLETGGILIGHIDVDEEGTTVTVHRSCIKPIRRERACYSPDMAYARERVDYYGREKGWIYLGEWHRHPGSLNTLSEIDRRTAREILEEEDHQLLVLPIVTRAGSKVQIDLYVATLEEGNLKISHLWTAREDEKNTEEASGMTKLYVDENWVREFVHSNAMTAVYRGRWNKDESFVFLPLPGDQNGLIKFIRGVESIPVPAHPNQVTAVLFDSGDIRFYGIEEGEVAELSPTYVDPEEDVYSRNLGLLETIELRDKAVMMVGCGSLGSAMAMELARAGVGTIYLMDPDILEPHNLSRHQCGLKDLGRLKVDALKDRVMEICPSLNVLACPLDVVEDQRSMETTMDIAKDCDLLICTTDTDSSRAFVNDMTIQLGKPSLQVGLHERAHSGIVQVIRPKEGACFMCHRRTTLDQGAQRNEAFAYSDADSVRDVTIQPGLSAQIGVVAEVGTVRAIDILCRDDDEDQDQKSLPPLTVVYVSRSDEEGLGRPQLRFAHYDLEAVDDCPACGNDDLPLNLDDYLQEDTEQEINIGLAQD is encoded by the coding sequence ATGAGCATATCGGTTCAGTTCGATCCTAAGGCTTGGAAAAAGATCCTCAGGGAGGCCTCGAGGGAGGACGATCTGGAGACAGGAGGGATCCTCATAGGGCACATAGACGTCGACGAGGAAGGTACGACCGTCACGGTTCACAGAAGCTGCATCAAGCCCATAAGGCGAGAGAGGGCCTGTTACAGCCCGGACATGGCTTACGCCAGAGAGAGAGTCGACTACTACGGCAGGGAGAAAGGCTGGATATATCTGGGAGAGTGGCACAGACACCCAGGATCGCTCAACACCCTGAGCGAGATCGACAGGAGAACCGCCAGGGAGATACTGGAGGAGGAGGACCATCAGCTACTGGTTCTGCCCATAGTCACCAGAGCGGGAAGCAAGGTTCAGATAGATCTGTACGTGGCGACCCTTGAGGAGGGCAACCTGAAAATCTCCCATCTCTGGACCGCCAGGGAGGACGAGAAAAATACCGAGGAGGCATCGGGAATGACCAAGCTATACGTAGACGAAAACTGGGTTCGCGAGTTTGTCCACAGCAACGCCATGACCGCCGTTTACAGAGGCCGGTGGAACAAAGACGAGAGTTTTGTCTTTCTTCCTCTGCCGGGAGATCAGAACGGACTCATCAAGTTCATCCGTGGAGTGGAGTCTATACCGGTTCCCGCCCATCCCAACCAGGTTACCGCCGTTCTGTTCGACTCGGGGGATATCCGCTTCTACGGCATAGAGGAGGGAGAGGTCGCAGAGCTTAGCCCCACCTACGTCGACCCGGAGGAGGACGTCTACAGCAGGAACCTCGGGCTTTTGGAGACCATCGAGCTTAGGGATAAGGCCGTGATGATGGTGGGCTGTGGGAGCTTGGGATCGGCGATGGCGATGGAGCTGGCTCGAGCGGGAGTGGGAACCATCTATCTCATGGACCCGGATATCCTGGAGCCTCACAACCTGTCCAGACATCAGTGCGGACTCAAGGATCTGGGAAGGCTCAAAGTCGATGCCTTAAAGGACAGAGTGATGGAGATCTGCCCTTCTCTGAACGTCTTGGCCTGCCCTCTGGACGTAGTGGAGGATCAAAGGTCGATGGAGACGACCATGGACATAGCCAAAGACTGCGATCTCCTCATATGCACCACCGACACCGATTCCTCCAGAGCCTTCGTTAACGACATGACCATTCAGCTCGGCAAGCCCTCCCTTCAGGTGGGACTTCACGAAAGGGCTCATTCGGGCATCGTCCAGGTGATCAGGCCCAAAGAGGGCGCCTGCTTTATGTGTCATAGGAGGACAACCCTCGACCAGGGAGCTCAGAGAAACGAGGCCTTCGCCTACAGCGACGCGGACAGCGTAAGGGACGTGACCATCCAGCCAGGGCTCTCCGCTCAGATCGGCGTCGTGGCGGAGGTAGGAACGGTAAGGGCCATAGACATCCTGTGCCGCGACGACGACGAGGATCAAGATCAAAAGAGCCTTCCCCCACTCACGGTAGTCTACGTCAGTCGGTCCGAC
- a CDS encoding S1 domain-containing protein gives MAFNDFMNSFRRKDPSPRSTGEGVYEVINSEGEIYVVDTNDKGCKFRGPAWKNVLSSAADESLYIPAEAFYRKRSQGGDFAGYEVHFGQDVKGFMPRSRSGYYYDENRDATGKRLSVRVLQFYPQGPKAGNVVVEMAQLHGKNGVKVEKINRGSSLWGLAVDYREEGYLILELPNRHFGLANISEALWITRRSAKEALTGRFYHVTLGQPISNNPLPGPTYQVNITNVQEDRL, from the coding sequence ATGGCCTTCAACGATTTTATGAATAGCTTTAGGCGGAAGGATCCCTCTCCACGGTCAACCGGAGAGGGGGTCTACGAGGTGATCAACAGTGAAGGGGAGATCTACGTCGTGGACACCAACGACAAAGGCTGTAAGTTCAGAGGTCCGGCCTGGAAGAACGTTCTCTCCTCCGCCGCCGACGAGTCTCTGTATATCCCCGCCGAAGCCTTCTATCGGAAAAGAAGCCAAGGAGGCGACTTTGCGGGATACGAGGTTCACTTCGGCCAGGACGTAAAGGGCTTTATGCCCAGGAGCAGAAGCGGGTACTACTACGACGAGAACAGAGACGCCACAGGCAAAAGGCTATCGGTCAGGGTTCTCCAATTCTATCCCCAGGGACCCAAGGCCGGGAACGTGGTGGTGGAGATGGCACAGCTTCACGGTAAAAACGGCGTAAAGGTGGAAAAGATAAACAGGGGCTCCTCCCTATGGGGGCTAGCGGTGGACTACAGAGAGGAGGGCTATCTGATCCTTGAGCTTCCGAACAGGCATTTCGGCCTAGCCAACATCAGCGAGGCACTCTGGATCACCAGGAGATCGGCGAAAGAGGCGCTAACCGGTCGGTTTTACCACGTCACGTTGGGACAGCCTATCAGCAATAATCCCCTTCCGGGCCCAACCTATCAGGTCAACATAACCAACGTCCAGGAAGATCGTCTTTAG